In one window of Tachypleus tridentatus isolate NWPU-2018 chromosome 2, ASM421037v1, whole genome shotgun sequence DNA:
- the LOC143236076 gene encoding uncharacterized protein LOC143236076: MAILSNCCCWKSVRSGSFAAGFYTLGFYAVVIVWVAFHVDTTQTTVILVFIILMLIVSGLLVISSVLLLVGLCVDSRAMLIPWISCIPVTTLVELVLSLLLVQESDFGVVMMFLLMTDIFVCALNIYCLLCVVSQYQEYLAGRGRPGQHPVEYTVPRIEHQSSLSSPKKVLSPKPKRPIWNGSVPSSSYYLCPVSTKNQSSPTRSHVSSELSCVSYEMSFTSFPNRDVAEYAPATKTNIADDIVEKQENNE; encoded by the exons GGATTTTATGCCGTAGTTATCGTGTGGGTGGCGTTTCACGTCGACACAACTCAGACAACAG tGATTTTGGTTTTTATCATCTTGATGCTGATTGTCTCTGGATTACTTGTTATTTCGTCTGTATTGCTATTGGTTGGGCTATGTGTG GATAGTCGAGCCATGTTGATTCCATGGATAAGTTGTATTCCAGTCACCACACTGGTGGAGCTTGTTCTCTCGTTACTTCTAGTTCAAGAATCG GATTTTGGCGTGGTTATGATGTTCCTGCTAATGACCGATATCTTTGTTTGTGCTCTTAAT ATCTACTGCCTATTGTGTGTCGTATCTCAGTACCAGGAGTATCTCGCCGGTAGAGGGCGCCCTGGACAGCACCCAGTAGAATAT acTGTACCTAGAATCGAACATCAATCTTCATTGTCCTCTCCAAAGAAAGTTCTTTCTCCTAAGCCTAAACGCCCTATTTGGAATGGTTCAGTGCCTTCTTCATCGTATTATCTGTGTCCTGTGAGTACAAAAAACCAAAGTTCTCCAACCAGATCACATGTATCTAGTGAGTTAAGTTGTGTATCATACGAAATGTCGTTTACTTCCTTTCCAAACAGGGATGTAGCAGAATACGCACCtgctacaaaaacaaatatagcaGATGATATCGtggagaaacaagaaaacaacgaaTAG